The following are encoded in a window of Candidatus Babeliales bacterium genomic DNA:
- the mrdA gene encoding penicillin-binding protein 2, whose translation MPIRAKMSQVRKARLWQLVYGFLLFCFIILLRLFYLQVNQWLLLNNLGERNFLRTETILPIRGNLYDCNRTLLAANRPIFDLYWQGAGTVLSDQQEKAVGHIMQLLGDGALEPATLAGLKKAERYARSFLLKQNVNFGQLCKVSEQCSQVPNLTIKSRFERYYPHKNFASHIVGYLSRAENVGCDGLEKLFDQDLGGQQGYEMSVINSTGRILRQRERRDAQAGHDLTLTLDYALQRLAESAFEPDQTGALIVMDPEDGAVRALVSYPNFDPNHFVQPISEALWKEKFTVNSPLLNRATAALYPPASTFKLVTVTAGLEEGVLSTESEFNCQGFMRFGGRKFLCQRRWGHGPMMLQDALAHSCNILCFEAAKHLSIDTVADYACRFGLGYKTDFLLPEKSGLVPTSQWKRVMKGEVWWPGDTLSVSIGQSYLLVTPLQIARMYGAVCTGFLVKPRILESEEVQREELAVSAPVLDFLRQSMYSAVQKGTVWRLRHFKNFKIFAKTGTAQTCSLNKEKTQREHFEHAWLTGFFEYKEQKPLVLIVLLEHAGGSRPAILIAHRFLDSYQRFKENGVLPSPSYDQE comes from the coding sequence ATGCCAATTCGTGCTAAAATGAGCCAGGTGCGCAAAGCCCGCTTATGGCAGCTGGTCTACGGTTTTTTGCTCTTTTGTTTCATAATTCTGCTCAGATTGTTCTATTTGCAGGTTAACCAGTGGCTTTTGCTCAATAATTTGGGTGAGCGTAACTTTTTACGGACTGAGACTATATTACCCATCCGGGGTAATTTATACGACTGCAATCGTACCCTTTTGGCTGCAAATAGGCCCATTTTTGATCTTTACTGGCAAGGGGCTGGAACCGTGCTTTCTGATCAGCAAGAAAAAGCGGTTGGCCACATTATGCAGCTTTTGGGTGATGGGGCTTTGGAGCCGGCTACCTTGGCGGGGCTAAAAAAGGCCGAGCGCTATGCCCGGTCATTTTTGCTTAAGCAAAACGTTAATTTTGGGCAGTTGTGTAAAGTGAGTGAGCAGTGTTCGCAGGTACCCAATTTAACTATTAAAAGCCGTTTTGAGCGTTATTATCCACACAAAAATTTTGCAAGCCACATTGTGGGTTATCTCAGTCGGGCCGAAAATGTTGGCTGTGATGGGCTAGAAAAGCTTTTTGATCAAGATTTGGGTGGGCAGCAAGGTTACGAAATGTCGGTTATTAATTCGACGGGTCGCATTTTGCGCCAGCGCGAACGGCGCGATGCCCAGGCGGGGCACGATCTAACCTTGACGCTGGACTATGCTCTGCAGCGTTTGGCAGAGTCGGCCTTTGAGCCTGACCAGACCGGCGCGTTGATTGTGATGGATCCAGAAGATGGAGCGGTGCGCGCGTTGGTATCGTATCCCAATTTTGACCCCAACCACTTTGTGCAGCCTATTTCTGAGGCCTTGTGGAAAGAGAAGTTTACCGTTAATAGTCCCTTATTAAACCGCGCCACGGCCGCTTTGTACCCACCAGCTTCTACGTTTAAGCTGGTTACGGTGACGGCTGGCTTGGAAGAGGGTGTTTTGAGTACTGAGTCAGAGTTTAACTGCCAAGGGTTTATGCGTTTTGGCGGACGTAAGTTTTTGTGCCAGCGTCGCTGGGGCCATGGTCCCATGATGTTGCAAGATGCACTGGCTCATTCGTGCAATATTTTGTGCTTTGAGGCGGCTAAGCATTTGTCTATCGACACAGTGGCCGACTATGCCTGCCGCTTTGGGCTTGGCTATAAAACAGACTTTTTACTGCCCGAAAAATCTGGTCTGGTGCCAACGTCGCAGTGGAAGCGGGTAATGAAAGGCGAGGTTTGGTGGCCTGGTGATACATTGTCAGTTTCAATTGGCCAAAGTTATTTGTTGGTAACGCCGCTGCAAATTGCGCGTATGTATGGGGCGGTGTGTACCGGTTTTTTAGTTAAACCGCGGATTTTGGAAAGTGAAGAGGTGCAGCGTGAAGAGTTGGCGGTTTCTGCGCCTGTTTTAGACTTTTTACGCCAATCAATGTATTCAGCCGTGCAAAAAGGTACCGTGTGGCGGTTGCGTCATTTTAAAAATTTTAAAATTTTTGCAAAAACGGGAACAGCTCAAACCTGTAGCTTAAACAAAGAAAAGACCCAGCGGGAGCACTTTGAGCATGCTTGGCTTACCGGATTTTTTGAGTACAAAGAACAAAAGCCGCTGGTGCTTATTGTTTTGCTCGAGCATGCCGGTGGTTCGCGGCCGGCCATTTTAATTGCGCATCGATTTTTAGATTCGTACCAGCGGTTTAAAGAAAACGGTGTGCTGCCAAGCCCCTCGTATGACCAAGAATAG
- a CDS encoding HAD family hydrolase, producing MKTNKAAFFDRDGTLINDINYLSRLEDVVLIPKAVSLCRLLASQGYKIFVVTNQSGIARGFFDEPFVQQTHAYLDTLLREQGVQVDGWYYCSHHPEKGAVSEYITACVCRKPMPGMLQQAAREHNLDLKNSLMFGDKLLDLQAGWAAGCRSFEITRALQLSDQQMAFLY from the coding sequence ATGAAAACTAACAAAGCAGCATTTTTTGATCGCGATGGTACGCTTATTAATGATATTAATTACTTGTCGCGGCTTGAAGATGTAGTACTTATTCCAAAGGCAGTTTCCCTGTGCCGGTTGTTGGCAAGTCAGGGTTACAAAATTTTTGTGGTAACCAATCAGTCTGGTATTGCCCGCGGTTTTTTTGATGAACCGTTTGTGCAGCAAACGCATGCGTATTTAGATACATTGTTGCGTGAGCAGGGTGTTCAAGTTGATGGCTGGTACTATTGTTCCCACCATCCAGAAAAAGGTGCGGTGAGTGAGTATATTACGGCGTGTGTGTGTCGCAAGCCCATGCCGGGCATGTTGCAACAAGCAGCGCGTGAGCATAACCTAGATTTAAAAAACTCACTTATGTTTGGTGATAAATTACTTGATTTGCAAGCAGGGTGGGCAGCCGGGTGCCGTTCATTTGAAATCACGCGTGCATTGCAATTGTCAGATCAGCAGATGGCATTTTTGTATTAA